The Gossypium hirsutum isolate 1008001.06 chromosome A03, Gossypium_hirsutum_v2.1, whole genome shotgun sequence genome contains the following window.
AAAGTGAACTCAGGAGTCCTGTGCCTCCTTCCTCAAACAGTGACTATGCAACTTTACTGAGAAAGAAAGATCTTCAGATCCAAAAGGTAACCATCCCCTTTGGGAAATTTATTAAGGATGTCAAGGGGTCCTCTTTAAtgaacaaaattattattttgtcttGTCTAATATGCAACATATGCAACTGCGTCTCTTTATCTTTCCTAGCATGATAAAAGTGAAACAAAAACATGTTGGTGAATCATGCATTCTATGTTAAAACTTATAAAGCTTGGGTGATATAAAATTAAATGCAAATGGCTGAAACTTCAGCATAGTACACAGATAGATACTTTTGCTTGTGGAAAATTAGGCTGCAAGCAAATTGTTGTCTTCTGACTAAGAAGCCTACCGATTTGAGGTGTCTGACATGTAAAATACAGAAGGGAAAGCCGAGGCATTTGCATGTTACATGTCACCTAACATTGTTTACATGACTCTGCACTATTCAGATGGAGAAGGAGATTAGAGAGTTGACTATGCAATGTGATCTTGCTCAATCTCGGGTCAAGGATCTGCTAAGGATGATTGGAAATGATCAAGAGTCGGTACAATCGGTACGTGTTATTGCCTATGGTATCCTTGCATGTCGTGCTTTCACTGAATAGAGTGCCTATAGCAAcattattcattattttctttttgatgtatattgttcataaaattttcatttcttaaTGTTGGTTAATAGTTCCATTTTTGGACCGAcacttctttccctttttctgaTCAGGCAAGAATCAATTACCATCCTAATCAACAAGCTGCGGATACATGGGAAGATGACTATTCAGCATCAGAGTCATCATGTTTGGCTGATTCTAATCAATTTCATGTGCATGTTCGAAAATTTAATCCAATCCATGGTTATGACGACACAGAGAGCACGAGTAATCATGAAGAGCCCTATCACAAGCCTCTGAACAATCATGGAGATCATTCCATGACTGATTCTGCGCAAAGCTTGGAGACTCAAGGTGAAATTGCTGATGACCCCGATGAATACTGCAAAGAGGTCCAATGTATTGACACGGAAGGATCAGGCAGGGATAATAATAATTCTGAATCTCTTGCCGTACCAAATGGTGAAAGTGAAGGACGATTGGCATTGACATTAAATGGAGTTGGAGATGTGGCTGGCCAGGAAACAATGTCTACCCCAATGAATGGAGATAGAGAAGCAAATCGTATTCAAAATAGCCTGAAGTTGAGTAGGAGCTGGAGTTGTAGAGATGATGTCACGGGTGGTACATCTTCTCCATATATGGACGGAGAACATAATGAAAGCACCCCGCCTAATGGGTTAGAGAAAGGCTTTCCTGGAAGACCAGATGGTTACCAAAAGAAATTTCCTTCATTAAACTATGATGCCAATAATGGGCGGCTCTCCCGGAATGATTCTCTGTCTTCTCTTGGGAGTGCTTCCGTCCAGACTTCTGCAGACGAGCAAATTACTAGTATTCATACTTTTGTTGCTGGACTGAAGAGACAACTTGATGGCCAGGTGAGAATATGCCTATCATTTTCTGTGGTGGAAACTTTAAAATATGCAATTGGGCATGTCTCATTTGATTTCTTTGCAAATGTGTGGTACTTTCATCACAGGTTCAGGATACCAGTCTAGAAGTAGATGAGTCTGGAATGAGTATGAAAGGTGCAGGATTGGATCCAATGCATGAAGCATCAGGCACTCCTTTGGATTGGCCCCTGGAATTTGAGAGGTTGCAGAGAGCAATACTCGAACTTTGGCAAGCTTGCAATGTTTCCTTGGTTCACAGAACATATTTCTTCCTCCTCTTTAAAGGTGATCGAACCGATTCAATTTACATGGAGGTAGAGATTAGGAGACTTACCTTCCTCAAGGAAACATTTTCTCAAGGAAATCAAGCCGTAGAAGATGGTCGCACACTAACACTGGCTTCAAggttctctctctttctctctcttgcAGCCATTGATTGCCTAATGGGCTATGAACAGTATATGTGAAAACACTGTACTTGATTGATTCCTTGCTTGAACAAAggatatatatgatatatgtcgGTCTTTGTCAGCATAGCAAAATTTTCTTCTCTTGAAAACTATAGGAGGTTGCATTATCTAATGTTGACATCGATTATTTCTTATCCGTAACATCTTTGTGGATACTGACTGTTGATACTTGGAGCAAAATTTTCCTGTCTTGAAATCTCAATATCGAATAGAAAATATATAGTGTTGATACTAATTGCCGCATATCCGTGAAGTGTGCTTTAGTTTTCTTCTTGTAGTATTTATACTATGGAGTAATGAATATCAAATAGATAATAACTGGCTGGGTCGTGTTAGTGGCCTAGTACTCGTTTGAAGTCTTTTCCATGGTGACTTTGTTGCTGATTTATGTTTACTTTCTTCCAGCATATGTGTTACATTATCCCTTCCATATAATTTCTACTTGTCTCAATTGGTTAATTTATTGATGCAGTGTGAGAGCTCTTCGGTGTGAGAGACGAACTTTAAGCAAGCTAATGCGTAAAAGGTTTTCAGAAGAAGAGAGACAAAAACTGTATCTGAAATGGGGTATTTCGTTAAACTCAAAGCAGAGAAGGTTGCAACTGGTGAACCAGTTGTGGAGCAAAAACAAGGATATGGATCACGTCACAGAGAGCGCCACCATCGTTGCAAAGCTGATTAGGTTTGTAGAGCAGGGACGTGCTCTCAAGGAAATGTTCGGG
Protein-coding sequences here:
- the LOC107927935 gene encoding kinesin-like protein KIN-7E, with the translated sequence MGAIGGEELKKLEKEQKVQLAAAREERILVLVRLRPLSDQEIVANEVADWECINDSTILYRNTLREGSTFPSAYTFDRVFRGDCSTKQVYEKGAKEIALSVVNGLNSSIFAYGQTSSGKTYTMNGITEYTVADIFDYINRHEERAFVLKFSAIEIYNEAIRDLLTSGNTQLRLRDDPERGTIVEKVTEEPLKDWNHLKELLAICEAQRRIGETSLNERSSRSHQIIRLTIESSAREFLGKENSTSLAASVNFIDLAGSERASQALSTGARLKEGCHINRSLLTLSTVVRKLSKGRQGHINYRDSKLTRLLQPCLGGNARTAIICTLSPARSHVEQTRNTLLFACCAKEVTTKAQVNVVMSDKALVKHLQREVARLESELRSPVPPSSNSDYATLLRKKDLQIQKMEKEIRELTMQCDLAQSRVKDLLRMIGNDQESVQSARINYHPNQQAADTWEDDYSASESSCLADSNQFHVHVRKFNPIHGYDDTESTSNHEEPYHKPLNNHGDHSMTDSAQSLETQGEIADDPDEYCKEVQCIDTEGSGRDNNNSESLAVPNGESEGRLALTLNGVGDVAGQETMSTPMNGDREANRIQNSLKLSRSWSCRDDVTGGTSSPYMDGEHNESTPPNGLEKGFPGRPDGYQKKFPSLNYDANNGRLSRNDSLSSLGSASVQTSADEQITSIHTFVAGLKRQLDGQVQDTSLEVDESGMSMKGAGLDPMHEASGTPLDWPLEFERLQRAILELWQACNVSLVHRTYFFLLFKGDRTDSIYMEVEIRRLTFLKETFSQGNQAVEDGRTLTLASSVRALRCERRTLSKLMRKRFSEEERQKLYLKWGISLNSKQRRLQLVNQLWSKNKDMDHVTESATIVAKLIRFVEQGRALKEMFGLSFTPPRPRRRSYGWKNSMASLI